The Afipia massiliensis genome has a segment encoding these proteins:
- a CDS encoding TIGR03809 family protein: MANSGDADRGRSVVARWRMLAERRLNYLIELYETGRWKVYYKEPEFLKVIQEARVALATWEQLAPPDPVQDKPVEVAIAQMEDAAVLPSPFTQMPSTHGVEAQGDLRKA; encoded by the coding sequence ATGGCCAATTCCGGCGATGCCGATCGTGGGCGAAGTGTCGTAGCGCGCTGGCGCATGCTGGCGGAGCGACGGCTTAATTATCTGATCGAACTTTACGAGACCGGCCGCTGGAAGGTCTATTACAAGGAGCCGGAATTCCTGAAAGTCATTCAGGAGGCCCGGGTGGCGCTGGCCACATGGGAGCAGCTTGCGCCCCCCGATCCGGTTCAGGACAAGCCCGTCGAGGTGGCGATCGCGCAAATGGAAGACGCCGCCGTTCTACCGTCGCCATTCACGCAGATGCCGTCAACGCACGGCGTTGAGGCCCAGGGCGATTTGCGCAAAGCGTGA
- the folK gene encoding 2-amino-4-hydroxy-6-hydroxymethyldihydropteridine diphosphokinase — MASVLIALGGNIGDVRATFVKAIANICGMTQAALIARSSDYTTPPWGDEHQEPFVNACIEIETSLDPHALLFTLHKIEKKFGRDRANERRWGPRTLDLDMIAYDDVRLDKPELTLPHPRLFERAFVLVPLAEIAPDRPIAGQTARQALARLSADGIERLPDLR; from the coding sequence ATGGCGAGCGTCCTGATCGCCCTCGGCGGCAATATCGGCGATGTCCGCGCAACCTTCGTGAAGGCCATCGCCAATATCTGCGGCATGACGCAGGCTGCCCTGATCGCACGTTCCTCGGACTACACGACACCGCCATGGGGCGACGAGCATCAGGAGCCGTTCGTCAACGCCTGCATCGAAATCGAGACCAGTCTCGATCCGCACGCGCTGCTGTTCACACTGCACAAGATCGAGAAGAAGTTCGGCCGTGACCGGGCCAACGAACGGCGCTGGGGTCCGCGCACGCTGGACCTCGACATGATCGCCTATGATGACGTTCGCCTCGACAAGCCAGAACTGACGCTGCCGCACCCTCGCCTGTTCGAACGGGCCTTCGTGCTGGTGCCGCTGGCGGAGATCGCGCCGGATCGCCCGATTGCGGGACAAACCGCGCGCCAGGCCCTTGCGCGGCTCTCCGCTGATGGCATCGAACGCCTGCCTGATTTGCGTTAA
- the meaB gene encoding methylmalonyl Co-A mutase-associated GTPase MeaB has translation MNSDSASRLASDVRSGDRAALARAITLIESRRADHQAQARELVQALLPLTGKAVRVGITGSPGVGKSTTVDALGMALIAKGHKVAVLAVDPSSARTGGSILGDKTRMALLSAEDNAFIRPSPSSGTLGGVAAKTREAMLLCEAAGFDVVLVETVGIGQSETAVCDMTDFFLALMLPGAGDELQGIKKGLVELADMIAVNKADGDNLKRAKAAAAEYNAALHILAPRSEHWFPPVLTYSALTGDGINALWEKILAHRTAMIASGDFETRRRHQQVKWMWTILEDRLHARLRSDPAIRAKVKQTEAAVANGRMTPAVAAETISALLD, from the coding sequence ATGAATTCCGATAGCGCGTCCCGCCTCGCCTCCGACGTGCGCTCCGGCGATCGCGCCGCGCTCGCGCGCGCCATCACCTTGATCGAAAGCCGCCGTGCCGACCATCAGGCGCAGGCGCGCGAACTGGTGCAGGCGTTGCTGCCGCTCACCGGCAAGGCGGTTCGCGTCGGCATCACCGGCTCGCCGGGCGTCGGCAAATCCACAACCGTCGATGCGCTCGGCATGGCGCTGATCGCAAAGGGCCACAAGGTCGCCGTGCTGGCAGTCGATCCGTCGTCTGCGCGAACCGGCGGCTCGATCCTCGGTGACAAGACGCGGATGGCGCTGCTTTCCGCCGAGGACAATGCGTTCATCCGCCCTTCCCCGTCGTCCGGCACGCTCGGCGGCGTCGCTGCCAAGACCCGCGAGGCGATGCTGTTGTGCGAAGCCGCCGGCTTCGATGTGGTGCTGGTGGAAACCGTCGGCATCGGCCAGTCGGAAACGGCTGTCTGCGACATGACCGATTTCTTCCTGGCGCTGATGCTGCCGGGCGCAGGCGACGAATTGCAGGGCATCAAGAAAGGCCTTGTCGAGCTTGCCGACATGATCGCCGTCAACAAGGCCGACGGCGACAATCTCAAGCGCGCGAAAGCCGCCGCCGCCGAGTACAACGCCGCGCTTCATATTCTCGCGCCGCGCTCGGAGCACTGGTTTCCGCCGGTCCTCACCTATTCTGCCCTGACCGGTGACGGGATCAACGCGCTGTGGGAGAAAATCCTCGCACATCGCACCGCGATGATCGCGTCCGGCGACTTCGAAACCCGGCGGCGTCATCAGCAGGTCAAGTGGATGTGGACCATTCTGGAAGACCGGCTGCACGCGCGGCTGCGATCCGATCCGGCGATCCGCGCCAAGGTGAAGCAAACCGAAGCCGCCGTTGCCAACGGCCGCATGACGCCCGCGGTCGCAGCGGAAACCATTTCGGCGCTGCTGGACTAG
- a CDS encoding GFA family protein, which translates to MKERVPVLTGGCQCGAVRFASYSKPGRISVCHCRMCQKAVAGPFASFVEIPHGDFAWTRGTPATFRSSSLAARDFCAACGTPLSYRKVDGTVIELLTGAFDRPDHVIPTYQIGVESKLAWISHLHNLPGKTTSEAAGSAEAGSIVSYQHPDHNT; encoded by the coding sequence ATGAAGGAACGAGTTCCCGTTCTCACCGGCGGTTGCCAATGTGGCGCTGTGCGTTTTGCGTCCTACTCCAAACCGGGACGGATCAGCGTCTGCCACTGCCGGATGTGCCAGAAGGCGGTGGCCGGACCGTTCGCATCGTTCGTTGAAATACCGCATGGCGATTTCGCGTGGACGCGCGGCACGCCGGCGACGTTTCGCTCGTCATCGTTGGCGGCGCGCGATTTTTGCGCGGCCTGTGGAACGCCGCTCAGCTATCGCAAGGTTGACGGTACGGTGATCGAGTTGCTGACCGGTGCTTTCGATCGGCCGGATCACGTCATTCCGACCTATCAAATTGGCGTTGAATCGAAGCTTGCCTGGATCAGCCATCTGCACAACCTTCCCGGCAAGACAACCTCGGAAGCTGCCGGTTCTGCCGAAGCCGGCAGCATTGTCAGCTATCAGCATCCAGACCATAATACGTAG
- a CDS encoding pyroglutamyl-peptidase I, translated as MGDKPRILVTGFQPFPGAPYNPTEKLVERLLRLRRPVLDGIERIGHIFPVTYSAVDRELPALIATHRPDALLMFGLATRSPYVRVETRARNTVTQIWPDAEHTQVRSRTIVSGLDSTRRFGPHTLKLLRAAQQTGVDARASLSAGYYLCNYLSWRAIELTRAENGPRLASFIHVPLVPRGTVERRAGSPNRVTFEQLVDAGEAVLMEMARLARHRAN; from the coding sequence ATGGGCGACAAGCCGCGCATTCTCGTCACCGGCTTTCAGCCTTTTCCGGGCGCTCCCTACAATCCCACAGAGAAGCTCGTCGAAAGACTGCTGCGCCTGCGCCGCCCGGTGCTCGACGGTATCGAGCGGATCGGACACATCTTTCCGGTGACCTACAGCGCGGTCGATCGCGAATTGCCCGCGCTGATCGCAACTCATCGCCCCGATGCACTGCTGATGTTCGGGCTCGCGACACGCTCGCCGTACGTGCGCGTCGAGACCCGTGCGCGCAACACCGTCACGCAAATCTGGCCGGACGCCGAACACACGCAGGTTCGCAGCCGGACCATCGTCAGCGGCCTGGATTCAACGCGGCGTTTCGGACCGCACACGCTGAAACTGCTGCGCGCTGCGCAGCAGACCGGTGTCGATGCCCGCGCCTCGCTGAGCGCAGGATACTATCTCTGCAACTATCTGAGCTGGCGTGCGATTGAATTGACACGCGCAGAAAACGGGCCCCGCCTCGCGTCCTTCATCCATGTTCCGCTGGTGCCGCGCGGCACAGTGGAACGCCGCGCAGGTTCGCCGAACCGGGTGACGTTTGAGCAACTGGTGGATGCAGGCGAGGCTGTGCTTATGGAAATGGCACGTCTGGCGCGGCATCGGGCAAACTGA
- the scpA gene encoding methylmalonyl-CoA mutase has product MTRIPNFADVAFEPAAIMGGESSAAPWLTPEGLLVKPGYSEVDLQGIDFLDTWPGIAPYLRGPYPTMYVNQPWTVRQYAGFSTAEDSNAFYRRNLAAGQKGLSVAFDLATHRGYDSDHPRVSGDVGMAGVAIDSIYDMRTLFAGIPLDQMSVSMTMNGAVLPILALFVAAAEEQGVPPEKLSGTIQNDILKEFMVRNTYIYPPTPSMRIISDIFAYTSQKMPKYNSISISGYHMQEAGATQDLELAYTLADGVEYLRAGLAAGLDVDRFAPRLSFFWAIGMNFFMEVAKMRAARLLWAKLLKPFNPKDPRSLSLRTHCQTSGWSLTAQDVFNNVVRTNIEAMAATQGHTQSLHTNALDEALALPTDFSARIARNTQLFLQQESGTTRIIDPWGGSYYVERLTHDLAAKAWAHIQEVEELGGMAKAIEAGVPKLRIEEASAKTQARIDAGKQSVIGVNKYKPENEAAIDVLKVENSTVRRLQIDKLSRLRSERKQADVDAALAALTRSAGDGNGNLLALAIDAARAKATVGEISDAMEKVFGRHRAEIKSITGVYKREAATMSDRVEKLAALIDAFEDAEGRRPRILVAKIGQDGHDRGQKVIASAFADVGFDVDIGPLFATADEAARQAVENDVHMLGLSSLAAAHLTAVPELKEALKKRGREDIMIIIGGVIPPQDYDELYKAGAEAIFPPGTVIADAAEELIRKLNARLGHSSEAAE; this is encoded by the coding sequence ATGACCCGCATTCCGAATTTCGCAGACGTTGCATTCGAACCCGCTGCCATCATGGGCGGCGAAAGCAGCGCTGCACCGTGGCTGACACCCGAAGGCCTTCTGGTGAAGCCCGGCTACTCCGAGGTCGATCTGCAAGGCATCGACTTCCTCGACACCTGGCCCGGCATCGCGCCCTATCTGCGCGGCCCCTACCCGACCATGTATGTCAACCAGCCGTGGACCGTGCGTCAGTACGCAGGCTTCTCGACGGCGGAAGACTCTAACGCCTTCTATCGCCGCAACCTCGCAGCGGGTCAGAAGGGCCTTTCAGTCGCGTTCGATCTCGCCACCCATCGCGGCTATGACTCGGATCATCCGCGCGTCTCCGGCGACGTCGGCATGGCCGGTGTGGCAATCGATTCCATCTACGACATGCGTACGCTGTTCGCCGGCATCCCGCTCGACCAGATGAGCGTGTCGATGACCATGAACGGCGCGGTGCTGCCGATCCTTGCGCTGTTCGTTGCGGCGGCCGAAGAACAGGGCGTGCCGCCGGAAAAACTGTCGGGCACGATTCAGAACGACATTCTGAAAGAGTTCATGGTGCGCAACACCTACATCTATCCGCCGACGCCCTCAATGCGGATCATCTCCGATATCTTCGCATACACGTCGCAGAAGATGCCGAAGTACAATTCGATTTCCATTTCCGGCTATCACATGCAGGAAGCCGGCGCGACGCAGGATCTTGAGCTCGCCTATACGCTGGCTGACGGCGTCGAATATCTCCGCGCCGGATTGGCCGCCGGACTCGATGTCGATCGCTTCGCACCGCGGCTGTCGTTCTTCTGGGCCATTGGCATGAACTTCTTCATGGAAGTCGCCAAGATGCGCGCGGCCCGGCTGCTGTGGGCCAAGCTCCTGAAGCCGTTCAATCCGAAGGACCCGCGCTCGCTGTCGCTGCGCACGCATTGCCAGACCTCGGGCTGGTCGCTGACCGCGCAGGATGTGTTCAACAACGTGGTTCGCACCAACATCGAAGCGATGGCGGCGACGCAGGGTCATACCCAGTCGTTGCACACCAACGCGCTCGACGAGGCGCTGGCCCTGCCGACGGATTTCTCCGCGCGCATCGCACGCAACACACAGCTGTTCCTGCAGCAGGAAAGCGGCACCACGCGGATCATCGATCCCTGGGGCGGTTCCTATTATGTGGAACGCCTGACCCACGATCTCGCCGCCAAGGCTTGGGCGCATATTCAGGAGGTCGAGGAACTCGGCGGCATGGCGAAGGCCATCGAAGCCGGTGTTCCGAAACTTCGCATCGAGGAAGCTTCCGCGAAGACGCAGGCGCGCATCGACGCGGGGAAGCAATCCGTGATAGGCGTCAACAAATACAAGCCCGAGAACGAAGCCGCTATCGACGTGCTCAAGGTGGAGAACTCCACCGTGCGCCGCCTGCAGATCGACAAGCTGTCGCGCCTTCGCTCCGAGCGGAAGCAGGCGGACGTCGATGCGGCGCTCGCGGCGCTGACCCGCAGCGCAGGCGACGGCAACGGCAACCTTCTGGCGCTCGCCATCGATGCGGCGCGCGCGAAAGCCACGGTCGGCGAAATTTCCGATGCGATGGAGAAGGTGTTTGGCCGTCATCGCGCCGAAATCAAATCCATTACCGGCGTTTACAAGCGCGAGGCCGCCACCATGTCCGACCGGGTCGAAAAACTTGCAGCCCTCATCGATGCTTTCGAGGATGCGGAAGGCCGCCGGCCGCGCATTCTGGTCGCCAAGATCGGTCAGGATGGCCATGATCGCGGGCAGAAGGTGATCGCCTCGGCTTTCGCCGACGTCGGGTTCGACGTTGACATCGGGCCGCTGTTCGCGACAGCCGACGAAGCCGCACGTCAGGCGGTCGAGAACGACGTCCACATGCTCGGGCTGTCGTCGCTGGCGGCGGCACACCTCACCGCCGTCCCGGAGTTGAAGGAAGCTCTGAAGAAGCGCGGCCGCGAAGACATCATGATCATTATCGGCGGCGTGATCCCGCCGCAGGATTACGATGAGCTCTACAAGGCGGGCGCCGAAGCGATCTTCCCGCCGGGCACCGTGATCGCGGACGCGGCGGAAGAATTGATCCGCAAGCTCAACGCGCGGCTCGGGCACTCCAGCGAAGCGGCGGAGTGA
- a CDS encoding methylmalonyl-CoA mutase subunit beta: MSTKTDDLPLAADFAPASRDDWRKLADGVLKGAPFEKLVGKTYDGLRIDPIYERARNATTIPARLAGAPWQIMQRVDHPDATIANAQALHDLENGATGLTIVFAGANAARGFGLPPTKEALARVLDGIYLDAGIGIELEIGPQSRDMGQHLAELLAARKIAPSTVNFRFGLDPIGGGGVRGSSHGSWDSIAKVFGGKIAQLAKIGFRGPFAPADGRVIHDAGGSEAQELAYVLAVGVAYLRALEAAGIALDDARRMVYARLSADADQFLTMAKFRALRLLWARIEQSCGLTPEPMFVVAETAWRMLTQRDPDVNMLRATIAAFSAGLGGANSISVLPHTLALGLPDAFARRIARNTQLVLLEESNLDKVSDPAAGSGGIETLTRQLCDTAWAQFQEIEKAGGAFAALEKNIIQSKVAAVRTARDVNIAKRKDILTGASEFPNLNEKKPAVLDVKPAVLPSSDEVVTTFDALAPIRLAASFEKLRDASDQMLAKSGKRPAVFLANLGTPADFTARATFAKSFFETGGIEAPGNDGFSDPAALTAAFAASGASLVCLCSSDKVYATQAVAAAQALHAAGAKHIYLAGRPGELEATLRAAGVGEFIFAGGDALAMLKAAYERMG; this comes from the coding sequence ATGTCCACTAAAACTGACGATCTGCCGCTCGCGGCCGACTTCGCCCCTGCCTCCCGCGATGACTGGCGGAAGCTGGCCGATGGCGTCCTCAAAGGCGCGCCGTTCGAAAAGCTGGTCGGCAAAACCTACGACGGGCTGCGGATCGATCCGATCTATGAGCGAGCCCGCAATGCGACAACCATTCCGGCTCGCCTCGCCGGCGCGCCGTGGCAGATCATGCAGCGCGTGGACCATCCGGATGCCACGATCGCCAACGCTCAGGCGCTTCATGATCTTGAGAACGGCGCGACGGGTCTGACCATCGTCTTCGCAGGGGCCAACGCCGCGCGGGGATTTGGTTTGCCGCCGACCAAGGAAGCGCTGGCGCGTGTCCTCGACGGCATCTACCTCGACGCCGGCATCGGCATTGAGCTCGAAATCGGTCCGCAGTCGCGCGACATGGGACAGCACCTCGCCGAACTGCTGGCCGCGCGAAAGATCGCGCCCTCCACTGTAAATTTCCGCTTCGGCCTCGACCCTATCGGCGGCGGTGGCGTGCGCGGCAGCAGCCACGGCAGCTGGGATTCAATCGCAAAGGTGTTCGGCGGAAAGATCGCGCAGCTTGCGAAGATCGGCTTTCGCGGTCCCTTCGCGCCGGCTGACGGCCGGGTGATTCATGATGCCGGAGGTTCAGAAGCGCAGGAACTGGCTTACGTCCTCGCCGTCGGTGTCGCCTATCTGCGCGCGCTGGAAGCTGCCGGCATCGCACTCGACGACGCACGGCGGATGGTCTACGCGCGCCTCAGCGCCGACGCCGACCAGTTTCTCACCATGGCGAAATTCCGCGCGCTGCGGCTTCTATGGGCCCGCATCGAGCAAAGCTGTGGGCTGACACCCGAGCCGATGTTCGTGGTGGCGGAAACCGCATGGCGGATGCTGACGCAGCGCGATCCCGACGTGAACATGCTGCGCGCGACCATCGCGGCATTCTCGGCAGGACTCGGTGGCGCCAACAGCATCAGCGTCCTCCCGCACACCCTGGCGCTCGGATTGCCGGATGCTTTCGCCCGGCGTATCGCGCGAAATACCCAGCTTGTGCTGCTGGAAGAATCCAATCTCGACAAGGTGTCGGACCCGGCCGCCGGATCGGGCGGCATCGAGACCCTGACCAGACAGCTTTGCGACACTGCCTGGGCACAGTTTCAGGAAATCGAAAAGGCCGGCGGTGCATTTGCAGCGCTTGAGAAGAATATCATTCAGTCGAAAGTCGCCGCCGTGCGCACCGCGCGCGATGTCAATATCGCCAAGCGCAAGGACATTCTGACCGGGGCCAGCGAATTCCCGAACCTGAACGAGAAAAAACCCGCAGTGCTCGATGTGAAGCCCGCGGTTCTGCCGTCATCGGATGAGGTCGTCACGACGTTTGATGCACTCGCGCCCATTCGTCTGGCTGCATCGTTTGAGAAACTGCGCGATGCCTCGGATCAAATGCTGGCGAAATCCGGCAAGCGCCCCGCGGTATTCCTCGCCAATCTCGGCACGCCAGCGGACTTCACCGCGCGAGCAACATTCGCGAAGAGTTTCTTTGAGACCGGCGGCATTGAAGCTCCCGGCAACGACGGCTTTTCCGATCCGGCTGCGCTCACGGCCGCCTTCGCGGCTTCCGGCGCGAGCCTCGTTTGTCTTTGTTCCTCCGATAAGGTCTACGCCACGCAGGCCGTTGCCGCAGCTCAAGCCCTTCACGCCGCGGGTGCAAAGCATATCTATCTCGCAGGCCGGCCCGGCGAACTCGAAGCCACGCTGCGGGCTGCGGGCGTCGGCGAATTCATTTTTGCCGGAGGCGATGCCCTGGCAATGCTCAAGGCGGCCTACGAACGTATGGGGTGA
- a CDS encoding TIGR03808 family TAT-translocated repetitive protein, whose product MDISRRNLINATAAGAAAGALTTAPAPARAAPLTSTLGRDATQYGVRPNSPDDQTRALQRAINESSNAQVPLALPPGIYRTGALKLPNGARLIGVHGATVLQFTGGSSLVGSDGASSIALTGLTLDGSGIKLPNRRGLVHFQNGLDVRVQDCDIVGSGGNGIWFETIAGEVSGNTIRKTASTAFTSFDALGLLVAQNTIQDASDNGIEILRHTIGDDGTIVVNNRIDDIKAGPGGSGQHGNAINAFRAGNVIVSGNRIRNCDYSAVRGNSASNIQITGNSVSNVREVALYSEFAFEGAVIANNTVDICAVGVSVANFNEGGRIVTVHGNVIRNMLPKRPIGTAPDDDAGIGIVVEADAAVTGNVIENAPSFGIMAGWGRYLRDVTITGNVVRNAFVGIGVSVVSGAGTALVSNNLISGSRGSAIVGLDHAKTVTADLGKEGTSRFAQIALGLNAVR is encoded by the coding sequence ATGGACATCAGCCGCCGCAATCTCATCAACGCTACCGCCGCCGGCGCGGCAGCAGGTGCGCTGACAACAGCACCTGCGCCCGCACGCGCCGCCCCGCTGACATCCACGCTCGGCCGTGACGCCACCCAATACGGCGTGCGGCCGAACAGTCCCGACGACCAGACCCGCGCCCTCCAGCGTGCCATCAATGAATCGTCCAATGCTCAGGTACCACTGGCGCTGCCGCCGGGAATCTATCGCACCGGCGCATTGAAGCTGCCGAATGGCGCCCGGCTTATCGGCGTCCACGGCGCGACGGTGCTGCAATTCACGGGCGGATCGTCGCTGGTCGGCAGCGACGGCGCGAGCAGTATCGCCCTCACCGGCCTCACGCTCGACGGCTCCGGAATCAAACTCCCCAACCGGCGCGGGCTGGTGCATTTCCAGAACGGCCTCGATGTCCGTGTCCAGGACTGCGACATCGTCGGCAGCGGCGGAAACGGCATCTGGTTCGAAACCATCGCGGGCGAAGTCAGCGGCAACACCATCCGCAAGACAGCGAGCACGGCATTCACGTCGTTCGACGCGCTTGGGCTGCTGGTCGCGCAGAACACCATTCAGGACGCGTCAGACAACGGCATCGAAATCCTGCGTCATACGATCGGCGATGACGGCACCATCGTCGTCAACAACCGTATCGATGACATCAAGGCAGGTCCCGGCGGCTCCGGCCAGCACGGCAACGCCATCAATGCGTTCCGCGCCGGCAACGTCATTGTCAGCGGCAACCGCATCCGCAACTGCGATTATTCAGCCGTGCGCGGCAACTCGGCATCGAACATCCAGATCACCGGCAATAGCGTCAGCAACGTCCGCGAGGTGGCGCTCTATTCGGAGTTCGCATTTGAAGGCGCGGTGATCGCCAACAACACCGTCGACATCTGCGCCGTCGGCGTATCGGTGGCGAATTTCAACGAAGGCGGCCGCATAGTGACCGTTCATGGCAACGTCATCCGGAATATGTTGCCGAAGCGCCCGATCGGCACCGCGCCGGACGATGATGCGGGCATTGGCATCGTCGTGGAAGCAGACGCCGCGGTCACTGGCAACGTGATCGAGAACGCGCCCTCATTCGGAATCATGGCCGGCTGGGGAAGATACCTGCGCGATGTGACTATCACCGGCAACGTGGTGCGCAACGCCTTCGTCGGGATCGGCGTATCGGTAGTGTCCGGCGCCGGCACGGCATTGGTCAGCAACAACCTGATTTCAGGATCGAGGGGTTCCGCGATCGTCGGGCTCGATCATGCGAAGACCGTGACCGCCGACCTGGGTAAGGAAGGAACCTCACGCTTTGCGCAAATCGCCCTGGGCCTCAACGCCGTGCGTTGA
- a CDS encoding multidrug effflux MFS transporter, with the protein MTDTSANAWVSSTHRPMGFREFVAIVAAIMALNPLAMDLMLPALPDVVSAFHISNANRVQAVLSVFLTGFGAGQFIIGPLADRFGRRPVLIGGLIVYGIASLLAIIAPSFETLLLARGLQGLSTAAARVIATSIVRDCYSGRRMASVMSLAMMIFISVPVIAPSFGQAIMLLAEWHGIFIVLLVYGVLTLSWIIIRLPETLPLTERKSLAVGEVASNFLQTIKNRQTFGYALAAGSVQGILFGYVLSSQQIFTGIYGLGHYFPLAFAAIAIGIAVAGFVNSRIVGRYGMRMISHIALVGQLAIATVMLTAALTGWLSLTLFMILATGSLFTFGLMFSNFAALAMEPQGHIAGTASSLFGSITTLIGIVIGTAIGQYYDGTLVPLATGGLLSSAVALAVVFVVEKGRLFTPHNAPI; encoded by the coding sequence ATGACCGATACCAGTGCCAACGCTTGGGTTTCATCGACCCATCGCCCGATGGGCTTCCGCGAGTTCGTGGCCATCGTGGCTGCGATCATGGCGCTCAATCCGCTGGCCATGGATCTGATGCTGCCTGCCCTCCCTGACGTGGTCTCGGCATTCCACATCAGCAACGCCAACCGGGTGCAGGCCGTCCTCTCCGTGTTCCTGACCGGCTTCGGCGCCGGCCAGTTCATCATCGGGCCGCTGGCGGATCGCTTCGGACGGCGGCCGGTCCTGATCGGCGGATTGATCGTCTACGGCATCGCCAGTCTGCTCGCGATTATCGCGCCATCTTTTGAGACGCTGCTGCTCGCGCGCGGCCTGCAGGGGCTCAGCACGGCGGCGGCGCGGGTGATCGCCACGTCCATCGTGCGAGACTGCTACAGCGGCCGCCGCATGGCGAGCGTGATGTCGCTGGCCATGATGATCTTCATTTCGGTGCCGGTGATCGCTCCGTCATTCGGCCAGGCCATCATGCTGCTCGCGGAATGGCACGGCATTTTCATCGTGCTGCTGGTCTATGGCGTGCTGACGCTGAGCTGGATCATCATTCGCCTGCCGGAAACATTGCCGCTCACCGAGCGCAAATCCCTCGCCGTTGGCGAGGTGGCAAGCAACTTTCTTCAGACAATCAAGAACCGGCAAACCTTTGGTTACGCGTTGGCCGCCGGGAGCGTGCAGGGCATCCTGTTCGGTTACGTTCTGTCTTCGCAGCAAATCTTCACCGGCATCTACGGGCTTGGCCATTACTTCCCGCTCGCCTTCGCCGCAATTGCCATCGGGATCGCTGTCGCCGGCTTCGTGAACTCGCGCATTGTCGGCCGCTACGGCATGCGTATGATCTCGCATATCGCCCTCGTCGGCCAACTGGCTATCGCCACCGTCATGCTGACCGCGGCCCTCACCGGATGGCTTTCTCTCACTTTGTTCATGATCCTCGCCACAGGCAGCCTGTTTACATTCGGGTTGATGTTCTCCAATTTTGCCGCGCTGGCGATGGAGCCTCAGGGACATATAGCAGGAACCGCCTCGTCGCTGTTCGGATCGATCACAACGCTGATCGGAATCGTGATCGGCACCGCGATCGGCCAGTACTATGACGGCACGCTGGTTCCGCTCGCGACCGGCGGATTGCTGAGTTCGGCCGTCGCGCTTGCTGTCGTGTTCGTGGTTGAAAAAGGCCGGCTGTTTACGCCGCACAACGCGCCGATTTGA